The proteins below come from a single Planctomycetota bacterium genomic window:
- a CDS encoding arylsulfatase, with protein sequence MLSCSPWVCPAFAADLTDRPNVVLILADDQGYGDFSCHGNPALKTPHLDRLHHESIRLTDFHVAPMCTPTRGQLMTGLDALRNGATSVCAGRSFIRRAWPGADADPAVAAPSPPATMAEWFAGAGYQTALFGKWHLGDSYPNLPHHRGFKETVFHLGWGITSIADPWCNDYFNGHFSHHGKLQSYEGYCTDVWFRLAREWIKERHARNEPFFLYLPTNAPHGPLWVPDKYREPYLAQGLKRPLASFFGMIANIDENVGQLDQLLAELKLRDNTILVYFHDNGGTAGVNFYNAGMRAGKRTYYEGGHRAACFIRWPGGTWRQACDVDSLTQVQDLLPTLIETCNLGVPKGSFDGRSLTPLLAKSGANDRADSSTSRAREVFGERKLVVQYGENPEKWESAVLWKRWRLVHGEELYDLATDPAQAKNVAEQHPDVLAALRAHYQKWWGEVGPLLDHYVPVVLGSEHENPVTLSSADWAKVYCDNMPDLRAGKQVNGPWNVEFVRGGTYEVALRRWPRESGAAITAPVPEFVAVDGKLPAGVAVPAAKVRLQVDDFDRTEAISADTQEVVFTVEVKTPHTTKLQSWLYDASGKELSGAYYAYVRRK encoded by the coding sequence GTGCTAAGTTGCTCCCCTTGGGTCTGCCCCGCTTTTGCCGCTGATTTAACTGATCGGCCAAACGTCGTACTCATTCTCGCGGACGACCAGGGGTACGGCGATTTCTCTTGTCATGGCAACCCAGCGCTGAAGACGCCGCACCTCGACCGACTGCATCACGAGAGCATTCGGCTCACCGATTTTCATGTCGCGCCGATGTGTACGCCAACGCGCGGTCAATTGATGACCGGGCTCGATGCGCTGCGCAACGGCGCGACGAGCGTCTGTGCCGGGCGCTCGTTCATTCGTCGCGCGTGGCCCGGCGCTGACGCCGACCCGGCCGTGGCGGCGCCTTCGCCACCAGCGACAATGGCCGAGTGGTTCGCGGGCGCAGGCTACCAGACCGCCCTGTTTGGCAAATGGCACTTGGGGGATAGCTACCCGAACTTGCCGCACCATCGCGGCTTCAAGGAGACGGTCTTTCACCTGGGCTGGGGCATCACGTCGATTGCCGACCCGTGGTGCAACGATTACTTCAATGGCCACTTCAGCCACCATGGCAAGCTGCAATCGTACGAAGGCTACTGCACCGACGTCTGGTTCCGCTTGGCGCGCGAATGGATCAAGGAGCGCCACGCTCGCAATGAACCGTTCTTCTTGTACTTGCCGACGAATGCGCCGCACGGGCCGCTGTGGGTGCCCGACAAGTATCGTGAGCCCTACCTGGCCCAAGGACTCAAGCGTCCGCTGGCGTCGTTCTTTGGCATGATCGCCAACATTGATGAAAACGTCGGCCAGTTGGACCAGTTGCTGGCCGAGTTGAAGCTGCGCGACAACACGATCCTGGTTTACTTCCACGACAACGGCGGCACGGCTGGCGTCAACTTCTACAACGCCGGCATGCGCGCCGGTAAGCGAACCTATTACGAAGGGGGGCACCGCGCGGCTTGCTTTATTCGCTGGCCCGGCGGCACCTGGCGACAGGCGTGCGATGTCGACTCGCTGACCCAGGTGCAGGATCTGCTGCCGACGCTGATCGAGACGTGCAATCTTGGCGTGCCCAAGGGCTCGTTCGACGGTCGCAGCCTGACGCCGTTGCTCGCCAAGTCCGGCGCTAACGACCGCGCTGACTCATCAACGTCACGAGCCCGCGAAGTGTTTGGCGAGCGCAAGCTGGTGGTGCAGTACGGCGAGAATCCTGAGAAGTGGGAGTCGGCGGTCCTTTGGAAAAGGTGGCGACTGGTCCACGGCGAAGAGCTGTACGATCTGGCGACTGATCCGGCCCAGGCCAAAAACGTGGCCGAGCAGCATCCCGACGTGCTGGCCGCGCTGCGGGCGCATTATCAGAAGTGGTGGGGCGAAGTCGGGCCGCTGTTGGACCATTACGTCCCGGTTGTCCTCGGCAGCGAGCACGAGAACCCGGTCACGCTCAGCTCGGCCGATTGGGCCAAGGTCTATTGCGACAACATGCCCGACCTGCGGGCTGGCAAGCAAGTGAACGGTCCGTGGAACGTCGAGTTCGTCCGGGGGGGAACCTATGAAGTGGCTTTACGTCGCTGGCCGCGCGAGTCGGGGGCGGCCATCACCGCGCCGGTTCCCGAGTTCGTGGCCGTCGATGGCAAGTTGCCCGCCGGCGTGGCAGTGCCGGCCGCGAAAGTCCGATTGCAAGTCGACGACTTCGATCGCACCGAAGCAATCTCGGCCGACACCCAGGAAGTGGTCTTTACCGTCGAAGTCAAAACGCCACACACGA